The Raphanus sativus cultivar WK10039 chromosome 2, ASM80110v3, whole genome shotgun sequence genome includes a region encoding these proteins:
- the LOC108840002 gene encoding uncharacterized protein LOC108840002, protein MGYVLRVRMASFFAGAATASLIGLSVLYKDYKLAHESISHQAKAFHDSLDTRISTLESLRQSEVPQATTD, encoded by the exons ATGGGGTACGTGTTGAGGGTAAGAATGGCGTCTTTCTTCGCCGGAGCTGCGACCGCGTCTTTGATCGGCCTATCTGTTCTCTACAAGGATTACAAACTCGCTCACGAATCCATTTCTCaccag GCAAAGGCTTTTCATGACTCTCTGGATACAAGGATCTCTACTCTTGAGAGTTTGAGACAGAGTGAAGTTCCTCAGGCAACAACTGATTAG
- the LOC108841101 gene encoding putative FBD-associated F-box protein At5g53635: MITNSFAFYLKHMVHEEKPNQARSTLKKDEISHLPNDLTCQILSLLSTKEAVKTSVLSTRWRHLWLSLPSLELRSREFSGLKSFTTFGDRFFNSNSISCIQKVKLTIDIKDVDDGYCLTSWFDAAVKRKIQHLHVHSYSYADRRFNKMPQRLYNCETLVCLKLFQVALADAEFVSLPSLKAMYLEYIEFPNEATFETLVLCSPALECLKIVVSGDDEKVFRVHSRSLKRLTFDRVSPSVFDSAGVVIDAPRLCFMTIKDNVSKSFIIHNIESNSVLEISLIGFVRSIEIEDEFFDDMYDEYVPLRRSNIHKFLHAISMAKSMKISRGTFKIMCHYTKLEPLPQFGNMSYLDITLCLHDFQWLPAFLESFPNLKYLVLVCDDREEDHDVPSEEIDQVSFSSVPECLVSSLEFVDLIAPVQYDVEMKLVKYLLKNSAVLEKLILRLASNNSRRDDRLKKLVKFPRASTKCKVVIL; this comes from the exons ATGATCACG AATAGTTTTGCATTCTATCTAAAACACATGGTTCATGAAGAGAAACCGAATCAGGCTCGGTCCACGTTGAAGAAAGATGAGATAAGCCATTTACCTAATGATCTGACATGTCAGATACTTTCTCTTCTCTCCACAAAGGAAGCTGTTAAGACTAGTGTTTTGTCCACTCGATGGAGGCATCTCTGGCTTTCCCTTCCTAGTTTGGAGTTGAGATCTCGAGAGTTCTCTGGTCTCAAAAGCTTTACGACTTTCGGTGACAGATTCTTCAATTCCAATAGTATTTCGTGCATTCAGAAAGTCAAGTTAACTATTGATATAAAAGACGTAGACGATGGTTATTGTCTCACGTCATGGTTTGATGCTGCGGTCAAGCGTAAGATCCAACATCTGCATGTTCATTCTTACTCTTACGCAGACCGTCGGTTTAACAAGATGCCACAAAGACTTTACAACTGTGAGACGCTGGTTTGCTTAAAGCTCTTCCAAGTGGCCTTGGCTGATGCTGAGTTCGTTTCCTTACCTAGTCTGAAGGCTATGTACTTGGAATATATCGAGTTTCCTAATGAGGCAACTTTTGAGACGCTTGTCTTATGCTCCCCCGCGCTGGAATGTTTAAAGATCGTCGTATCCGGTGACGATGAAAAAGTCTTTCGGGTGCACTCTCGGTCATTGAAGAGGCTCACTTTCGATCGAGTTTCTCCTTCCGTGTTTGATTCAGCAGGAGTTGTTATTGATGCTCCTCGGCTATGCTTTATGACCATCAAGGATAACGTATCGAAAAGCTTCATAATACACAATATTGAGTCCAACAGCGTCTTAGAAATTTCTCTCATCGGTTTTGTCCGTTCGATAGAAATTGAGGATGAGTTTTTCGACGATATGTATGACGAATACGTTCCATTGAGGAGAAGTAACATCCACAAGTTTCTCCATGCGATCTCGATGGCCAAGAGTATGAAAATAAGTAGGGGGACTTTCAAG ATTATGTGTCACTACACGAAACTCGAACCGTTGCCTCAGTTTGGTAACATGTCCTACCTGGATATCACTCTTTGTCTACACGATTTTCAATGGTTACCAGCCTTTCTCGAGAGCTTCCCAAACTTGAAGTACCTCGTCTTG GTATGCGATGACAGAGAAGAGGATCACGACGTTCCTAGTGAGGAGATTGATCAAGTGAGTTTCTCATCTGTGCCTGAATGTTTGGTATCGTCTCTCGAGTTTGTTGATTTGATAGCACCAGTCCAGTATGATGTTGAAATGAAGCTGGTAAAGTACTTGTTAAAGAATTCGGCTGTCCTCGAGAAACTCATTCTACGTTTGGCTTCTAATAATTCAAGAAGAGACGATAGGTTGAAGAAACTAGTCAAATTCCCAAGAGCCTCTACCAAATGTAAAGTCGTCATCCTCTGA